One window of the Helicobacter jaachi genome contains the following:
- a CDS encoding class I SAM-dependent methyltransferase has product MTNTKCRVCKSPNLRNVWETRGHFLTKQLSPMPLVSPLKWDFEVCACEHCGFMQIKKPLSQDLLYQNYLFPTSWKNHPHASALLHKLSAYVKSGNVLEIGCNDGAFLSQLMQCMDTRIAVGIEPSKDVYEMAKNRGLEVLSGFFDEKRAAEIKGIYGAFNLIYTRHVFEHIEDMESFLRGIRLLCDVDSVVMIEVPNCASAIARGDMSFIWEEHINYFTPPTLEYMLLANGFKILESAHYLFSGESMVYFCTPCEEIQNLDIDFSQNVKDALAFATKQSAFVNNLTLALEGIKSLGGSILAYGGGGIV; this is encoded by the coding sequence ATGACAAACACCAAATGCAGAGTTTGCAAAAGTCCTAACTTGCGCAATGTGTGGGAGACAAGAGGGCATTTTTTAACTAAACAGCTCTCTCCCATGCCGCTTGTAAGTCCGCTCAAATGGGATTTTGAAGTATGTGCGTGTGAGCATTGCGGCTTTATGCAGATTAAAAAGCCGCTTTCGCAAGACTTACTCTATCAAAATTATCTCTTTCCCACCTCGTGGAAAAACCACCCACACGCTAGCGCACTCCTGCATAAGCTTAGTGCGTATGTCAAAAGTGGCAATGTGCTAGAAATAGGCTGCAATGATGGCGCGTTTTTAAGCCAGCTTATGCAGTGTATGGATACGCGCATAGCAGTGGGCATTGAGCCTTCAAAAGATGTGTATGAAATGGCAAAAAATAGGGGATTAGAGGTGTTAAGCGGATTTTTTGATGAAAAAAGGGCAGCAGAGATAAAGGGCATTTATGGCGCATTTAATCTCATCTATACGCGGCATGTGTTTGAGCATATTGAGGATATGGAGTCTTTTTTGCGCGGGATTAGGCTTTTGTGCGATGTAGATTCTGTAGTGATGATAGAAGTGCCAAATTGCGCTAGTGCCATTGCTAGAGGGGATATGAGCTTTATATGGGAGGAGCATATAAATTATTTCACACCTCCCACACTTGAGTATATGCTGCTAGCTAATGGTTTTAAGATTTTAGAATCTGCGCATTATCTTTTTAGCGGAGAAAGTATGGTGTATTTTTGCACACCTTGCGAGGAAATACAGAATCTAGATATAGATTTTAGCCAAAATGTAAAAGATGCACTAGCCTTTGCCACTAAACAAAGCGCGTTTGTGAATAATCTCACACTTGCCTTGGAGGGGATTAAATCGCTCGGAGGGAGTATTTTGGCTTACGGGGGGGGGGGCATAGTATGA